The genomic stretch TCATATGAAACAAAGAATTTTTCTTTATGTATAACATTACTTTTTATATGCTTAGATACTTGTAGTTTACCTTTGTAATAATGTAAACTATCTTCTTGCTGAACATAGGAAGATTTAAGGCCTTTTTTAATCAGTTTTCTTGTTTCTTGCAAATACATATTAATAAAAATCTCATATAAATTCATATTATCTATTTTAGATTTGAATTACTAAATGATTTAAAAGGTAAATCCTTTATACTACGCAACATTTTTAAAAAAATTTTCTTTGTTTCTCTATTTTGTGGATCTTCGTTATCAGAAAAACTTATTTTGGGAAGTATTTGAATTTGAAATCCATTTTCCATTTGAATTAGACCAACATAATTCTTAGCAACTACAATTTCTCCTACATTACGCTTATAGGATATTCGCATATAGTTCAATACATCTGAATCTTCACTATCGGTGGTAAATTCATGAATAAAATTAATTAGATTTTGAAATATCTTCTCATCAAGATATTTATAATCGCTGTCATCAATATAATCACTATTACATGTAATTGTATCATACTCAACTACCTCTAATAATTTATTCATTCAATCACCACACTTTAGATTATTTCTTTATAAGCCTCTAAATTCATAAAAGCACTTTCATTAATAGTATATTTATATTCCGGTAAATCTACTACATCATCCACATAGCCTTTAAAGATAGATTTCACTTTAACCTTTTCATCAATTATAAATTTATGACTAGATTCAGTCTTACCATTATCCCCAAGTACAAGTTGTATTTTTTGATAATCTTCATAAAAATACTCCTGTAAAAGTGGCATAACAGACTTTCGAAATATAGATGCAAGTGTTTCTATATTTGGATTATCTTTAAGTTTAGTAAATAAAGCATGACCAATAGTATGCTCCCTATCATAAAGAAAAGTTATTCTCTCGTTGATTACATCCAACATTTTTGCAACATCTAAATCATCAATATGATCTGCACCTATGTTTCTAAGTATATCCGTATTTGGCATCATCTCAACAAACTGAAATCTTCTTCTAAGAGCAGTATCCATCAATGCTATGGAACGATCTGCTGTATTCATTGTTCCGATAATATATACATTTGATGGAACGCTAAACGGTTTTCCTGAATAAGGAAGAATGGATGACATTTGTTCATTCGTACCTTCACGTTTTGTGTCTTCAATTAAGGTAATTAATTCTCCGAAAATTTTGGATATATTACCTCTATTAATTTCATCAATTATAAATACATATGGTTCATCAATATCTAATAATTGATAAAGATTTTTAACATTAATTTTTGATTGTGCAACTGCAAAATTTGATACACATATTTCCGGACTACCAATATCAGTAAAATCTTTATCTATATTGATTTTATTCCATTTAACTTTTCTCTGCCAATGAAAAGGACCACAGTCAATCTTAGTTGGTTTAGAATCGGTTACAACACCAAAAGCATAAAGTTTATTTTCTCTTCCCAATATTACAATATCATCTTTTTCTATTCTGTTGAAAAGATTGCATTGTCTTTTGTCATCTTCAATAGATTCAACCATCACTACACCATTTGCATATAGATAATCAGTATAATCAAAATCTATATCATGATCTCCGGCTCCACTACGAATAGCCCAAATTTTGCCTGTAAATTCATTATCTCTATTAGTTTTTCTGGCAGACTCACAGAATTTTTTGAATACACCGGATTCAATCTTATATTCCAAGTTTTCTGATTCACTTTTTTCTAATGCCGGTCTAATACCTTCAATAAACTCCTCATATCCATATGATTGATGAAATGTTGTAAATGCTATTCTTCCATGACTTTTAAGTTTATTATAACAACCTATAACATCATTGTAATCCATATTTTTAACTTCATCTAATGGTTTGTTCTCACAAATAGCTACAGCATAAATTGCTGTACTGTAAGTTTTACCTGTTCCCGGAGGTCCATAAAGAATCATATTCTTGTCATATTCAATTTTAGGATGATTTATATTTGGTTGACTATCTTGATTCACTTTTATTGTAACCTCCTTTAATGTTGGTTGAGTTTCGTCATTTTCCTCACCTATTAATCGTGCTGCTAAATCAAAAATGCGATAATTTTTAATTTTAAAATTATCGTCACGCATAGACTTAACTTGCCTAACATTATCAATATAGGTACTAAGTTTTTCTTCTTTTCTCATCTTCACACCAAGATATTTAAAGATATTTTCATTACCCATATTAGAATTAAAAATAGGAAATACAGTAGGCTTTAAACAATGAAGTATAACTGATGCTGATGCCGATTTCATCCCCTTAATTTTATCAGAAAGAGTCTCAGAACATCTTTTTAAAATATTATTTTCATTAGTCATACTACTAATATCTATTAACATTTGAATAAATGCTCTAGAAGATTCATTATTATCATTATTATTTCTCTTAAATGTAAAGAATCCTGTACCAAACATTCCTATACTGGGATTTCCATTGTCATCTTTATTGCTATATTCGTCATTATTTGCTTTAGCCCAAATTTCATCTAATAAATCACAGATTATATCTTTGCTTTTATTCGGTAAATTGCTATCTGTTATTTTTTTCTTTTTGTTATTAACAGACTGTTTCCATGTACCGATAGTCATTAAATATACAAGATCTAAATCTTTATAGTCAATATCACTTAAGTCTTTCATCTTTGCATATTCATCAATAGTTTTTCTTACCAATTCATATGAACCGTCGTGAATATCCGGATCCAGCTCATCAGCTTTTTGTAATTTTTCAATAAGATTAAAATAATTTATTAATTTAAAATTAGCAATAATCGGTTCATTAGATGTGTTAAAATTATGAAGTTCCAAAAATTTTCTTTCAAATAATGTACCCTTAAGAGTGCTAATTAGCTCTAATTCTATGTATTTCTTATCATTATTGTTTTCAGAAATAAAATACTCATTATCATCAATTTCTGCAAAAGAAAGGTTAATTTTATTAACTTTGCACTTATATTTTATTGAATTAATTGGTTCTGATAGATAAATATAAACTATATCATTTATATTTACGTTTACATTTTGTTCCCAATTAATTCTATTTTTAATGATAAACGATTTTTCAAGATCAAATTGACTTGACTTTTCAAAAAATATCCACTCTGCCATAACTAATTACCTCAATATTAGAAAATATAATTAATTTTTCAAATCATCTACTAAGCAAACACACCGTCTCAATGTGGTTTGTATGAGGGAACATATCCACAGGTTGGATTTTGGTAACGGAATAATCTTTTGTAGTTAGATAATGCAAGTCTCTTTCCAAGGTTTCGGGGTTACAACTTACATAAACAATTTTATCCGGTGAAAGCTCACAGAGAGAATCTAGGAATTCTCTACTACAACCTGCTCTTGGTGGGTCAACAAAAACAACATTTGGTGAAGTTACTTCTTCATCTGCCATTTCAGTCATAAATTCACCGGCATCTTTACAATAGAAATTTATGTTACTCTTCTTATTAAGTTCTTTATTTTTCTTAGCATCTTCTACTGCTTGAGGGTTAACCTCTACACCAACTACACTTTTAACATATTTTGATGCTACAAGTCCGATTGTACCTATACCACAATAAGCATCCAGCACAACATCATCCTTATTTAGCTGAGCAAATTTAATTGCAGTTTTGTAAAGGACTTCTGTTTGAAGTGAATTCACTTGATAAAAAGACTTTGGAGAAATTTCAAACTTACAACCACATAGTACATCCATAATTGTACCTTTACCATAAAGCACCTTTTCATATGAACCCAGTTTCATTTTTGTAGGGTTAGGGTTTATGTTATGTACAATAGTTGTAATCTTTGGGAATAGTTTAAGAACACCTTTGACAAATTCTTTTTCTTTAGGGAATTTACCTTTAGCCGTAACAACTGTTAGGAGAATTTCACCTGTATTCTGAGCAGTACGGACTAAAATATTTTTGAAAAAGCCTTTGTCTGTTTTAGGGTTATAGATAGGAATATTTAGGTTCTTTAGAACTGTTTTTACTGCAATAGCAATCTTGTCACTACGCTTACTGTTTAACAGACAATGCTCAACACCAACAATACCGTTATTTGATGACTGAAAAACACCACTGATAATTCTGCCACCTTTTGTTGTACGGTATACAGTTTGAACCTTATTTCTATAATTATAGGGTGAATCCATACCTATAATTTTCTTTACATTACAGAATTGCGAAAGGCATCTTTCTACCTTATTTTGTTTCCAACTTAGTTGTTGTTCATATGGCATATTCATTAGCTGACAGCCATTGCACTTTTTATATACAGGACAAATTAATTCTTTTTCCATCTTAAAAACTCTTTTCTCTATTTTTTATCATTATAACATAATAATGTGGAAATAGATACTTTTAATTATATGGTTTCACTATTGTAATCAATTAAAAAACTGCACAACTTAATGTGCAGTTAGTTCATAATCATTTTCGTATATCTTTTTATCTTGTCTCCACATAAAGAATACTCTTGATAATAGGATAATCACAACACTACCTACAAATATCTGTAGTGGATATGTTATTACACTACTTTGTGGGATTATCATACTTAATATTGTAATTGCTCCAACAGGTGGCATATACATTTTTGTGTAGGTTAAAATTAAAAGCATTATTAATGTAGCAATTAAAGCTGAAACTGTTAGTGGTAAATCCAGTTTAATAGTAAATAAATATCTAGACAATGAGCCTACTAAGGCACAACCTGTTATAACCAAAACAGTTTTTATAGGTTTGTTTCTCACTTTATTTCTTGGTCGAGAAAATTCCGTAAATGCTACTAAAAGTGGTGGTGCAATTACAAATTTAAAATCAAAATAAATTGCCACAAAACCAACAATAGCAACACAAACTATCCTTAGTGCAGTATCAATAATATCATCTTTACTGTTTAACATTACAGGTATATATTCTTCATCTTGTCTAATTTCCATTTTTAAAAATAACTGATGAAAACCTATTACCAATATAGTCAGTACAACTGCTGAAATTGGATAAATGAAACTTTTGGTTTGCATCATAACCGGCAACACTATTGCAGACACAAATGGTGCAAAGGTTGTACCGGAAAACATAAATAATATTTGTGCAAAAGAAAAGGCAATTATCATTTGTGGGAAAAGTGTTAGTCCACTGTATCTAACTATCAGCACACCAACAGTTGCACATATTGTTATCAACAGTAACATTCTTTTTCCGTTGACTTTCCAACTTCTCTTTTGTGCTACCATATAGCCAACTGCAAGTGCAGTTATCTCCGGGAAAATTATTTCTTTTTCATTAAGTAATTCAGCTATCCCTACCATTAACCCAACTAGTAATAATGTGGATATGTAGGGTATTGCGTTTTTGATAAATTGTTTCATAAATGTTCTTTGTTATTTTAAATTAATATTATATTTTTTAATAAGATAAATCAGTTCTGCAAATTTGTGGTTGCTGGTGTAATTTATATCAAATTATTGGTTACAGTTGTAGGGGCGAACAATGTTCGCCCGTTAAAAAGTGTGATACCTATGGGATTTTTGTCCTATTTACGGACTATAAATTAAAAATATCTACATAGAACAAAATACCAATATAAAGGCTAATTTGTAACGGGACATCAATGATGTCCCCTACACCTGTTAGCCACACTTTTCTTTTAATAATAGGTATGATAATTTTGCAAATTTTCCTTTACCCACAATCAAAATTAAAAAGACAAACCCTAGTTTATCTTTACACATAGGAAAAATCCCAATTATCCGATTTTGCAATCATCCAAATCTACCCATTCCAAATTTGGCATTTCATTTATAAAATCGTTTGACTTCATCTTTAATTTTGTTCTACTAATATTTGTTTGGTAGTGGCAAACTCCAAATACTTTCAAATTTTTCAATTTACCAAGGCAAGAATAATCATATATTTTCTTAGTTTCTCCTAATATCAATACTTCAAGTTGTGTCATATCAGCCAAACAAGAAATATCTTCTATACCTGAACCACTTTCAATAAACAATTTTTTCAACTTAGTTAGATTTGTAATACTTGAAATATCTTTACCTCTAAAGCACTTTATTCTTAAAGATTCCAAATTTCTTTGATTACATATTGCATCAAAAACCTTTTGATTTATAATTGTACAAACCTGCATCTCAACAATAGGATATGAGTCTTTCAGTAAAAAATCAACGAAACTTTCTGTAATCTTCTTTTGCTGATATGATGTTACAAATTGATGTTGTGATGGACATAATTTTATAACTGATTCACCATTATAATCTTCAATGTGTCTTATAAACGGATAACTATCATCTTGTCTTATATCTCTCACAAAATCTTCATATATTCTTGAATGGTCAGTACAAAGTTGAAGGTTCATTTTTCTTTCCTTTCAAATATCACTTGTGTACTTTAGTCAGCAAAACTACATTTTCCACATGGCTGGTACGAGGGAAAAGGTCAAATGGGGTTAATTCTACAGGAGAATAATCATTATCTGCAAAGAACTTTAAATCACGAGCTAAAGTTCCCGGGTCGCAAGAAACATAAACAACTCTCTTTGGTGACATTGCTTTAATAGAAAGTATCAAGTCCTCAGTTAACCCTTTTCTTGGTGGGTCAACAACTACAACATCAGGAGAAATATTGTCATTCTTTAGCTTTTCTCCACACTTTGTTGCATCACCACAAATAAACTGTGCGTTCTTAATATTATTTAACTTTGCGTTAAGTTTAGCATCTTTAATAGCCTGAGGTACAATTTCAACACCAATTAAACTTTTACATTCATTAGCCATTGTAAGACCGATTGTACCTGTACCACAATAAAGGTCAATTAGATTTTCTTCACCAGTAAGGTTAGCATATTCTTTAGCTTTGTTATAAAGTTTCTCTGCTTGGCTATGGTTAACTTGATAAAAACTATTTGGAGAAATTCTGAAATTAAGTCCACATAAGTTGTCAATAATATAAGTGTCACCATAGATTGCTCTATTTTTTGTACCTGTAATTACATTTGTTTTTTCTTTATTAGAATTAACTACAACACTTTTTAGGTTAGGTATATTTTCTTTTAGAGAATTAACAAGCAAAGTTTCATCCTTTAGTTTGTCACCGTTAATAACAAGACAAACCATCACTTCACCTGTTTTTTCCCCATATCTAACATACAAATGTCTAACTAAACCTTTGTGGGTTGTTTCATCATAGATAGTTTCATTAGTGGTTTGCAAATAATCCTTAACCACTGCCATTACCTTATCAAAAATTATAGGTTGCAATAAACAAGTATCGGTATCAACCACCCTATGGCTATGAAAACCATAGAAACCCATTTCAACATTACCGTCTTTATTTTTGGCTAAAGGAAACTGTGCTTTGTTTCTATAATTATCCGGTAAATCTGCACCTACAATAGGATTGATTTTTACATTAAGACCTGCAATTCTTGCAATAGCATCCTTTACTTTTTGCTCCTTAATTTTTAATTCAGCATCATAGGTAATATGACGGTAACAACATCCACCACATTTTAGGAAAACTTTACAATCTACTTCTTGTCTATATTCTGATGGCTTAATAATTTCCATCACTTTACCAAAGCAATAACGCTTTAGCACCTTAACAATCAGTACATCTACCCTGTCACCTACTGCTGAATTAGGTACAAAAATTGCAATACCCTCATCACTTTTGCCTACACCATAACCCTCACTTGTTGTGCCGGTTATATCAATTATTAATCTGTCATTTTTCTTAATAGTCATAATTTTTTTCATATCTTAATTTTAACATTTATACATAGTCAAATCAACAATTTTATAAAATATCTGTTATAGTAATTGCAATTTATCTTATAAAATTATATAATGGAACTATAAATAAATTAAAGAGGTAATTATTGTGGATAAAAAGCATTTTTTAGACGATAAAAAAAGAATTCATTTTATGGGAATTGGTGGTAGTGGTATGTGTCCACTAGCAGAAATTCTTTTAGCAAAGGGTTATGAAATTACAGGTTCTGACATTGCAGAGGGTGACACTCTGGAGAGAATCCGTAACTATGGCATTAAGGTATATATGGGACAAAATGCAGAGAATATTAAGGATGCAAAGCCTGATGTTCTTTGCTACACAGCAGCAATCAAAGATGACAACCCTGAACTTGTTGCAGCAAGAGAAATGGGTATTCCAACACTTGAGCGTTCAGAAATGTTAGGTATTGTAGTAAGTCACTACAAAAAGAGTGTTGCTATCAGTGGTACTCACGGTAAGACTTCTACAACAGGTATGTTAACTCAAATTCTTGTTGGTTCAAAGAAAGACCCATCAGCTATTATTGGTGGTAAGCTACCATACATTGGTGGCAACAGTCATGTTGGTAAAAGTGATATTATGGTTTGTGAGGCTTGTGAATATGTTGACTCTTTCCTACAGCTACACCCATTTATCTCAGTTATCCTAAATATTGATGCTGACCATCTTGACTACTTTAAGAACCTTGACAACATCAAAAAGTCATTTAATAAGTTTGCTCATCAGACAAGCAACCTTGTTGTTTATAACGGTGACAATGCAAATGCTGAAGATGCACTTGAAGATGTTAACATTAAGAAGATTACATTCGGTCTTTCAATGGAAAATGACTATTATGCAACAAATATGCAAAGACATGGTGTTACTCAGAGTTATGATTTAATGTATCAAGGTGAATTCTTAACAAAGATTAACCTATCAGTACCGGGTATTCACAATGTTTATAATTCTCTTGCAGCAATTACAGTTGCAGATTATCTTGGTGTACCAATTAAGGATATTGCAGAAAACATTGCAAAGTTCACAGGTGTACACAGAAGATTTGAGTTACTGGGCAAACCAAATGGCATTACTGTTGTTGATGACTTTGCTCACCATCCAACAGAATTAACTTCTACACTAGAAACTGCTATGGAGCTTGGTTTCAACCATGTATGGGCAGTTTTCCAGCCACATACATTCAGCCGTACTGCACTATTAATGGATGACTTTGCTAAGGCACTAAAGATTCCTGATACTGCAATTATCTCTGCTATTTTACCGGTTAGAGAAACTAACACATACAATGTTTACAACACTGATTTAGGCAAGAAAGTTCCAGGTTCAGTATGTCTTGATACATTTGATGAAATTACCGACTACATTGTTAAGAATGCTAAGGAAGGCGACCTTGTACTTACAATGGGTGGTGGTAATGTATATATGTGTGCTAACCAAATTGTAAAGGCATTGGAAAATAAATAATCTGTAATTTCTACTATTGTAGAAGATTTTGTAATATGAAATGATGTGATTTTTATGACAGCACTTTCTAATAAAGATATGGATAAACTAAAGGAAAAAGCCTTACAGTTACGCCCAAAAATTGATAATTTGGAGTACTCTCACGGCAGAGTTGCTGAGATACTTGGTATTCCTAAAGAACAATTAATAGAAATTTATTGTGAAATGGGTTTTCCCTATTACACAATGGATATTTCAGAAGTTGAAGAAGATATAAATACCTGTAAAAAATTTTTTAAAAAAGCATAAATTAAAGCTCTATGAAACTTGGTTTCATAGAGCTTTTTTGTTAGTAGAATATTAATTTATTTTACTGTTACTGTAACTGTTTTTGATTTTAGTGAACCATCACGAGAAGTAACTGTAATTTTGCATTTACCCTTTTTGATGCCTTTGATTACACCCTTAGAGTTAATTGTTGCAATTTTAGTGTTGCTACTTCTAACAGTAACCTTTTTATTACCACAGTTTGTTGGGCTAACATATGTTTTTAATTTGAAAGTCTTACCTTTCTTAATTACTACCTTTGTGCTATTTACAGAAACTGATTTAACAGCATACTTAAATGGGTTCTTATATAGCTTTGCATAAGATTGAATACCTGAACCTTTGTTACCGTAAATTGTAATCTTCTTACTGTTTGGATAGTACTTATATGTTAGATAACCGTTAGAGTCTTTAACAGAAGTTACCTTCTTTACAAAAATATCATAACCTGTATTCTTACAAGTTGAAGGTACATACAGTGAACTGATGCTACTGCAACCGATAAATGCTTTTGAGCCTAGTTTCTTAAGTTTAGTACCTAGTGTATTACCCTTTAGCTTTTGACAGTTAAAGAAAGCATCTGTACCAATATAAGTAACTTTTCTGAAGTTAAGTGTTGATGCTAACTTTTTACAATTAGCAAAAGCAGTATCATCAACATATGTTACATTTGAGAAATTGATTGAACCTGTCATATTCTGGCAATTAAAGAATGACTGATAACCAATGTAAGTTAGCTTATTAGAAGAAGTAAACTTCTTTAACTTTTTACAACTATCGAATGCAAAGTTATCAACTCTCTTAACATTATATGTACCGGTAATTGTTGTTAGGTTAGTACAACCATAAAACGCATATTTACCGATTTTCTGTGCTGAACCAAGTTTTACTGTTTGTAGTTTCTTAGCATTTTTGAAAGTATAATCCTGAATTACTTTTACCTTTGGTAGGTTAATTGTCTTAATATTTTCTGAACCAAAGAATGCATCAGCATCAATAGAAGTTGCATTTGTACTAACAGAAGTTAACTTAGGTAGGTTGTATAAAGCAAAGCCCTTAATAAACTTTGCATTTCTAATATTAAGTGAAGTTAGATTATCAGCACTATAAACTGCTCTTTTGTTTAGTGAACCTGCAGTAAGGCTAACCAGTTTATCGTTATTGTACATACAATACTCACCTAGTGTTGCATTACCTAGGTTTGCCTTTGTAAGATTATCACAACCATAAAAAGCATTGCTACCAAATGACTTAGACTTTGGAGCATTAACTGTCTTTAGATTTGTACAATATTCAAAAGCATAGTCACCGTAAGAAGCACTACAATTTGTTGTAAAATTAGTCATAGCCTTACAATTATAAAAAACATTCTTGCCTACACTTTTAACTGTTGAAGGTAAAGTAATATCAGTTAAAGAAGTACAATAACTAAAAGCATTATCGCCAATCTTAGTTAGCTTTGAAACACCATCAAACTGTACAGAAACAAGATTTGATAGATTATAAAA from Ruminococcus bovis encodes the following:
- a CDS encoding McrB family protein produces the protein MAEWIFFEKSSQFDLEKSFIIKNRINWEQNVNVNINDIVYIYLSEPINSIKYKCKVNKINLSFAEIDDNEYFISENNNDKKYIELELISTLKGTLFERKFLELHNFNTSNEPIIANFKLINYFNLIEKLQKADELDPDIHDGSYELVRKTIDEYAKMKDLSDIDYKDLDLVYLMTIGTWKQSVNNKKKKITDSNLPNKSKDIICDLLDEIWAKANNDEYSNKDDNGNPSIGMFGTGFFTFKRNNNDNNESSRAFIQMLIDISSMTNENNILKRCSETLSDKIKGMKSASASVILHCLKPTVFPIFNSNMGNENIFKYLGVKMRKEEKLSTYIDNVRQVKSMRDDNFKIKNYRIFDLAARLIGEENDETQPTLKEVTIKVNQDSQPNINHPKIEYDKNMILYGPPGTGKTYSTAIYAVAICENKPLDEVKNMDYNDVIGCYNKLKSHGRIAFTTFHQSYGYEEFIEGIRPALEKSESENLEYKIESGVFKKFCESARKTNRDNEFTGKIWAIRSGAGDHDIDFDYTDYLYANGVVMVESIEDDKRQCNLFNRIEKDDIVILGRENKLYAFGVVTDSKPTKIDCGPFHWQRKVKWNKINIDKDFTDIGSPEICVSNFAVAQSKINVKNLYQLLDIDEPYVFIIDEINRGNISKIFGELITLIEDTKREGTNEQMSSILPYSGKPFSVPSNVYIIGTMNTADRSIALMDTALRRRFQFVEMMPNTDILRNIGADHIDDLDVAKMLDVINERITFLYDREHTIGHALFTKLKDNPNIETLASIFRKSVMPLLQEYFYEDYQKIQLVLGDNGKTESSHKFIIDEKVKVKSIFKGYVDDVVDLPEYKYTINESAFMNLEAYKEII
- the rlmD gene encoding 23S rRNA (uracil(1939)-C(5))-methyltransferase RlmD, translating into MEKELICPVYKKCNGCQLMNMPYEQQLSWKQNKVERCLSQFCNVKKIIGMDSPYNYRNKVQTVYRTTKGGRIISGVFQSSNNGIVGVEHCLLNSKRSDKIAIAVKTVLKNLNIPIYNPKTDKGFFKNILVRTAQNTGEILLTVVTAKGKFPKEKEFVKGVLKLFPKITTIVHNINPNPTKMKLGSYEKVLYGKGTIMDVLCGCKFEISPKSFYQVNSLQTEVLYKTAIKFAQLNKDDVVLDAYCGIGTIGLVASKYVKSVVGVEVNPQAVEDAKKNKELNKKSNINFYCKDAGEFMTEMADEEVTSPNVVFVDPPRAGCSREFLDSLCELSPDKIVYVSCNPETLERDLHYLTTKDYSVTKIQPVDMFPHTNHIETVCLLSR
- a CDS encoding leucine-rich repeat domain-containing protein, which translates into the protein MNLQLCTDHSRIYEDFVRDIRQDDSYPFIRHIEDYNGESVIKLCPSQHQFVTSYQQKKITESFVDFLLKDSYPIVEMQVCTIINQKVFDAICNQRNLESLRIKCFRGKDISSITNLTKLKKLFIESGSGIEDISCLADMTQLEVLILGETKKIYDYSCLGKLKNLKVFGVCHYQTNISRTKLKMKSNDFINEMPNLEWVDLDDCKIG
- the rlmD gene encoding 23S rRNA (uracil(1939)-C(5))-methyltransferase RlmD; the protein is MTIKKNDRLIIDITGTTSEGYGVGKSDEGIAIFVPNSAVGDRVDVLIVKVLKRYCFGKVMEIIKPSEYRQEVDCKVFLKCGGCCYRHITYDAELKIKEQKVKDAIARIAGLNVKINPIVGADLPDNYRNKAQFPLAKNKDGNVEMGFYGFHSHRVVDTDTCLLQPIIFDKVMAVVKDYLQTTNETIYDETTHKGLVRHLYVRYGEKTGEVMVCLVINGDKLKDETLLVNSLKENIPNLKSVVVNSNKEKTNVITGTKNRAIYGDTYIIDNLCGLNFRISPNSFYQVNHSQAEKLYNKAKEYANLTGEENLIDLYCGTGTIGLTMANECKSLIGVEIVPQAIKDAKLNAKLNNIKNAQFICGDATKCGEKLKNDNISPDVVVVDPPRKGLTEDLILSIKAMSPKRVVYVSCDPGTLARDLKFFADNDYSPVELTPFDLFPRTSHVENVVLLTKVHK
- the murC gene encoding UDP-N-acetylmuramate--L-alanine ligase yields the protein MDKKHFLDDKKRIHFMGIGGSGMCPLAEILLAKGYEITGSDIAEGDTLERIRNYGIKVYMGQNAENIKDAKPDVLCYTAAIKDDNPELVAAREMGIPTLERSEMLGIVVSHYKKSVAISGTHGKTSTTGMLTQILVGSKKDPSAIIGGKLPYIGGNSHVGKSDIMVCEACEYVDSFLQLHPFISVILNIDADHLDYFKNLDNIKKSFNKFAHQTSNLVVYNGDNANAEDALEDVNIKKITFGLSMENDYYATNMQRHGVTQSYDLMYQGEFLTKINLSVPGIHNVYNSLAAITVADYLGVPIKDIAENIAKFTGVHRRFELLGKPNGITVVDDFAHHPTELTSTLETAMELGFNHVWAVFQPHTFSRTALLMDDFAKALKIPDTAIISAILPVRETNTYNVYNTDLGKKVPGSVCLDTFDEITDYIVKNAKEGDLVLTMGGGNVYMCANQIVKALENK
- a CDS encoding leucine-rich repeat protein, producing the protein MKKLLSIVLAVLMCMTAMTTAISVSAKETNTVETSATVGNISWGVSGGYLYIVGSGDLPNFNAYSAPWSSKYQEIKRVVIDGNITSIGSYAFYNLSNLVSVQFDGVSKLTKIGDNAFSYCTSLTDITLPSTVKSVGKNVFYNCKAMTNFTTNCSASYGDYAFEYCTNLKTVNAPKSKSFGSNAFYGCDNLTKANLGNATLGEYCMYNNDKLVSLTAGSLNKRAVYSADNLTSLNIRNAKFIKGFALYNLPKLTSVSTNATSIDADAFFGSENIKTINLPKVKVIQDYTFKNAKKLQTVKLGSAQKIGKYAFYGCTNLTTITGTYNVKRVDNFAFDSCKKLKKFTSSNKLTYIGYQSFFNCQNMTGSINFSNVTYVDDTAFANCKKLASTLNFRKVTYIGTDAFFNCQKLKGNTLGTKLKKLGSKAFIGCSSISSLYVPSTCKNTGYDIFVKKVTSVKDSNGYLTYKYYPNSKKITIYGNKGSGIQSYAKLYKNPFKYAVKSVSVNSTKVVIKKGKTFKLKTYVSPTNCGNKKVTVRSSNTKIATINSKGVIKGIKKGKCKITVTSRDGSLKSKTVTVTVK